Proteins encoded by one window of Pecten maximus chromosome 15, xPecMax1.1, whole genome shotgun sequence:
- the LOC117344296 gene encoding D-3-phosphoglycerate dehydrogenase-like produces MSFTLNSVLITDEIDQKCLDVLKSNGINVVKNTKLSKDELLVEIAKYDGLVVRSATKVTADVIEAATNLKIIGRAGTGVDNIDCDAASRKGIIVMNTPGGNTLSAAEHTCALICASSRHVHQGDRAMKGENWGERKKLMGSELYGKTLAIIGLGRIGKEVALRMQSFGMTTIGFDPIIPGSVSAEFDVEWMKLEDIWPKADYITVHTPLIPQTRNLINDKVFSLCKRGVRVINVARGGIIEEEALLRALESGQCGGAGIDVYSSEPPKDFSLAKHKNVVATPHLGASTVEAQQRVAVEIAEQFVDLVQGKKLFGAVNAPALTNAMDVNTLPWIELGKKLGVVAAAVNDQNQQFSVVLYGSTLGKSAGSYMTAAVLSGLIQNSSFLGAGDSSKLNLVSAPALAKQYGINSTSTYEEKAPAPYNALVSVVFSNGFRVSGTTSGGQALLVEIQNQTFSSPACLCAPVIIFRGNSNSQLIPSVAGALAGAGVTITSLNTSSETDGQKWGVATFATTPSEGCLEALKSLVTAARLIVL; encoded by the exons ATGTCGTTTACTTTAAATTCCGTTTTAATTACTGACGAAATTGACCAGAAATGCCTCGATGTTCTGAAGAGTAATGGCATCAATGTCGTCAAGAACACAAAGCTGTCCAAGGACGAACTGCTTGTGGAAATTGCG AAGTATGATGGCCTTGTGGTTCGATCTGCCACCAAGGTGACAGCTGATGTAATTGAGGCAGCCACCAACCTGAAGATTATTGGTCGGGCTGGGACAGGGGTGGACAACATTGACTGTGATGCTGCATCCCGTAAAGGCATCATTGTTATGAA CACACCTGGAGGGAACACACTTAGTGCAGCAGAACACACATGTGCCCTGATATGTGCATCATCCAG ACATGTACACCAAGGTGACCGTGCGATGAAGGGAGAGAACTGGGGAGAGCGTAAGAAGCTGATGGGGTCCGAGTTGTATGGTAAAACTCTCGCCATTATTGGTCTTGGACGTATCGGGAAGGAAGTGGCTCTCAGAATGCAGTCCTTTGGTATGACG ACAATAGGATTTGACCCCATCATCCCAGGGTCAGTGAGTGCAGAGTTCGATGTTGAGTGGATGAAGCTGGAGGATATCTGGCCAAAGGCAgactacatcacagtacacaCACCTTTGATTCCTCAGACAAGAA ATCTCATCAATGACAAGGTTTTCTCCCTGTGTAAGCGTGGTGTGCGAGTGATCAACGTTGCCAGAGGTGGTATTATAGAGGAGGAAGCCCTACTCCGCGCCCTCGAGTCTGGACAGTGTGGTGGTGCTGGCATAGATGTGTACAGTTCA GAACCTCCAAAGGACTTCAGCTTGGCCAAACACAAGAATGTGGTGGCCACACCTCACCTGGGTGCCAGCACAGTGGAGGCCCAGCAGCGAGTGGCTGTCGAGATCGCAGAACAGTTTGTTGATCTGGTCCAGGGGAAGAAACTCTTCGGTGCt GTGAACGCCCCTGCCCTAACCAATGCTATGGATGTAAATACCCTGCCCTGGATAGAACTTGGCAAGAAACTGGGTGTAGTGGCAGCAGCTGTGAACGACCAAAACCAACAGTTCAGCGTTGTGTTGTATG GTTCCACCCTCGGCAAGTCAGCTGGCTCCTACATGACCGCGGCTGTGCTGTCAGGACTTATTCAAAACTCATCATTCCTTGGAGCAGGTGACAGTAGCAAACTTAACCTCGTCAGTGCTCCAGCTCTTGCCAAGCAGTACGGCATCAAT TCTACTAGTACATACGAGGAAAAGGCTCCAGCCCCTTACAATGCCCTAGTGAGTGTTGTATTCAGTAACGGATTCCGTGTGTCGGGGACCACATCTGGGGGCCAAGCTTTGTTGGTAGAAATCCAGAACCAGACATTCTCCTCACCTGCTTGTCTCTGTGCTCCGGTCATTATCTTCCGTGGAAACTCCAACTCTCAGCTAATCCCCTCAGTAGCAG GTGCCTTGGCTGGAGCAGGTGTGACGATAACGAGTCTGAACACATCATCGGAGACTGACGGACAGAAATGGGGAGTGGCCACCTTTGCTACAACTCCCTCGGAGGGCTGTCTCGAGGCACTCAAGTCGCTTGTCACAGCAGCCCGACTCATTGTCTTGTAG
- the LOC117344297 gene encoding glyoxal reductase-like gives MSVTMSVTLNSGGVMPLIGFGTFKIKGKELVYKVLDAALAAGYRSIDTASVYRNEEDIGESLKELLPKYGLKRQDIFITSKLGPKDQGCGRCRQSCLQSLHSLQLDYLDLYLIHWPGTQGMQPGDARHRDLRLQSWSDMIKLQTEGKLKAIGVSNFLQHHIDDLIKATQHNPAVLQIEYHPHLIQRGLVDFCISKGIHFQAYSSLGTTTDHNTLLTDPVVSTIAKQRGVSLARVLLRWAVQRGIGVIPKSTDSDHIRDNMDIFSFSLSDEEMVSLDQLDTQSHLCWNPSQVL, from the exons ATGTCTGTCACAATGTCTGTCACACTAAACTCTGGCGGGGTTATGCCTCTCATTGGAT TTGGAACATTTAAAATCAAGGGGAAAGAACTGGTGTATAAGGTCCTGGATGCTGCTCTTGCAGCAGGATACCGTTCTATAG atacagCATCAGTGTACAGGAATGAAGAAGATATTGGAGAGAGTCTAAAGGAACTCCTTCCCAAATATGGACTGAAGAGACAAGATATCTTCATCACCAGTAAATTAG GTCCCAAAGACCAGGGGTGTGGTCGGTGTAGACAGAGTTGTCTTCAGTCCCTCCACAGCCTTCAGCTGGACTACCTGGATCTTTACCTCATACACTGGCCGGGGACACAGGGTATGCAGCCGGGTGATGCTCGGCACCGTGACCTTCGTCTTCAGAGCTGGAGCGACATGATCAAACTACAGACAGAAG GGAAGCTTAAAGCCATAGGTGTGTCCAACTTTCTACAACATCACATAGATGACCTTATAAAGGCTACACAACACAATCCAGCTGtcctacag ATTGAGTACCACCCACACCTGATCCAGCGAGGGTTGGTAGACTTCTGTATCAGTAAAGGAATACACTTCCAGGCTTACTCGTCTCTAGGGACCACCACAGACCACAACACA CTGCTGACAGACCCAGTTGTATCCACTATTGCCAAACAAAGAGGAGTATCTCTCGCTCGAGTTCTCCTCCGCTGGGCTGTACAACGGGGTATAG GTGTCATCCCTAAGTCTACAGATTCCGACCACATTCGGGACAACATGGATATATTTTCTTTCTCCCTCAGTGATGAAGAAATGGTCAGTCTGGACCAACTGGACACTCAGTCCCATCTCTGCTGGAATCCCAGTCAAGTGTTATGA